The following coding sequences lie in one Mucilaginibacter sp. KACC 22773 genomic window:
- the uvrA gene encoding excinuclease ABC subunit UvrA, with translation MIEKTIDLGEQSEVEVYGARVHNLKNIDVSFPRNQLVVITGLSGSGKSSLAFDTIYAEGQRRYMETFSAYSRQFMGGMERPDVDKVSGLSPVIAIEQKTTSKNPRSTVGTITEIYDFMRLLFARTGDAYSYTTGEKMERMSEDQILKTITEKFDGQPVNILAPVVKARKGHYRELFESIRKQGYLKVWIDGAMADVEPKMQVDRYKIHDIDIVVDRLVVTEKDSKRLYTSVQTALKIAKGIIRVGDKDGNVAYYSKYLMDPVSGISYDEPQPNTFSFNSPYGACEKCNGLGYIFEVDEASVIPNPKLTIMNGGLAPIGEYRETWIFQVLKALAKKYEFSLTTPIEKLSRDHLDIILNGAPDTISVSVEYNKWNVQSYTITFDGIVRMLEEQQERRNDEGMDDMENYRVLKTCPVCEGARLKKESLHFKVDNKNIFELACMDINHLQEWFNGLEDRLSERQNVIAKEILKEIRARIVFLLDVGLSYLTLDRTAKTLSGGEAQRIRLATQIGSQLMNVMYILDEPSIGLHQRDNERLINALKNLRDLGNTVLVVEHDKDMILEADHVIDMGPAAGVHGGQIVAQGTPAQLMKEHTLTTSYINGERSIAIPEKRREGNGKTLSLKKATGHNLKKVSVDFPLGKLIGVTGVSGSGKSSLITETLYPILNHHFFRAKKHPLPYEKIEGLENIDKVIEIDQTPIGRTPRSNPATYTGVFSDIRNLYVALPESRIRGYKPGRFSFNVKGGRCETCQGAGMKVIEMNFLPDVQVPCEECGGRRYNRETLEVRYRGKSISDVLDMSIEDATPFFEHIPSIYRKVKTLNDVGLGYITLGQASTTLSGGEAQRVKLATELSKKDTGNTFYILDEPTTGLHFEDINVLLGVLYQLVDKGNTVLVIEHNLDVIKVVDHVIDLGPEGGSGGGKILFSGTPEGLCKVKESFTGQFLKKEMGIK, from the coding sequence ATGATTGAAAAAACCATCGACCTAGGCGAACAAAGTGAAGTTGAAGTTTACGGGGCCAGGGTACATAATTTAAAAAATATTGATGTTTCTTTTCCGCGCAACCAGCTGGTGGTAATTACCGGCTTAAGTGGCAGCGGTAAGTCGTCATTAGCATTTGACACCATTTATGCCGAAGGGCAGCGCCGTTATATGGAAACATTTTCGGCTTACTCGCGCCAGTTTATGGGTGGTATGGAGCGGCCGGATGTAGATAAAGTATCGGGCTTAAGCCCGGTTATTGCTATTGAGCAAAAAACAACCAGCAAAAATCCACGATCAACAGTGGGGACAATTACCGAGATTTACGATTTTATGCGTTTGCTTTTCGCCCGTACCGGGGATGCCTATTCCTACACAACCGGCGAGAAAATGGAACGGATGAGCGAAGATCAGATTCTGAAAACCATTACCGAAAAATTCGACGGTCAGCCCGTGAACATCCTGGCACCAGTTGTAAAAGCCCGCAAGGGGCATTACCGCGAGCTTTTTGAATCTATCCGTAAGCAGGGCTACCTTAAAGTATGGATTGATGGCGCCATGGCCGACGTAGAGCCAAAAATGCAGGTAGACAGGTACAAGATCCATGATATTGATATTGTGGTTGACAGACTGGTGGTGACCGAAAAAGACAGCAAACGTTTATACACCTCGGTACAAACGGCGCTTAAAATTGCCAAAGGGATTATCCGCGTGGGTGATAAGGACGGCAATGTGGCCTATTATAGTAAGTATTTGATGGACCCGGTTTCGGGTATCTCGTACGATGAACCGCAACCCAATACATTCTCGTTCAATTCTCCTTATGGCGCCTGCGAAAAATGTAATGGTTTGGGGTATATTTTTGAGGTTGATGAAGCATCGGTGATCCCCAATCCTAAGCTAACCATCATGAATGGCGGGCTGGCACCGATAGGAGAATACCGCGAAACCTGGATTTTCCAGGTGCTGAAGGCGCTGGCTAAAAAGTATGAGTTTTCATTAACTACCCCGATAGAAAAGTTAAGCCGCGATCATTTAGATATTATCCTTAACGGAGCACCCGATACCATCAGCGTTTCTGTAGAGTACAATAAATGGAATGTTCAAAGCTATACCATTACTTTTGATGGTATTGTACGTATGCTGGAAGAGCAGCAGGAGCGCCGAAACGATGAGGGTATGGACGATATGGAAAATTATCGTGTACTTAAAACCTGCCCGGTTTGTGAGGGCGCAAGGCTGAAAAAAGAATCGCTGCATTTTAAGGTAGATAACAAAAATATATTTGAGCTGGCCTGCATGGATATCAATCACCTGCAGGAATGGTTTAACGGTTTGGAAGACAGGCTGAGCGAACGCCAGAATGTTATTGCCAAAGAGATACTGAAAGAGATCCGCGCACGTATCGTGTTCCTGCTGGATGTTGGCTTGAGTTATTTAACGCTTGATCGTACGGCCAAAACCTTATCAGGCGGCGAAGCGCAGCGAATCCGTTTGGCTACGCAGATAGGCTCGCAGTTGATGAATGTAATGTACATTTTAGATGAGCCGAGCATCGGCCTGCACCAACGCGATAACGAGCGCCTGATTAACGCCCTCAAAAACCTGCGCGACCTGGGCAATACAGTTTTGGTAGTTGAGCACGATAAAGATATGATACTGGAAGCCGACCATGTTATTGACATGGGCCCCGCAGCAGGCGTACACGGGGGGCAGATTGTTGCGCAGGGAACACCCGCACAATTAATGAAAGAACATACGCTTACAACATCCTATATCAATGGCGAACGTTCTATCGCCATTCCCGAAAAAAGGAGAGAGGGTAACGGAAAAACACTAAGCCTTAAAAAGGCAACCGGCCATAATTTAAAAAAGGTTTCTGTTGATTTTCCGTTAGGTAAATTAATTGGTGTTACAGGGGTGTCCGGTAGCGGTAAATCAAGCTTAATTACCGAAACGTTATATCCGATATTAAACCATCATTTTTTCAGGGCCAAAAAGCATCCGCTGCCATATGAAAAAATTGAGGGGTTGGAGAACATCGATAAAGTGATCGAGATAGATCAAACACCAATCGGTCGTACACCGCGGTCAAACCCTGCTACCTATACCGGTGTATTTTCGGATATCCGGAACCTGTATGTTGCATTGCCCGAGTCAAGGATCAGGGGATACAAGCCCGGCCGTTTCTCATTCAACGTAAAAGGCGGCCGCTGCGAAACCTGCCAGGGCGCCGGCATGAAAGTTATCGAGATGAACTTTTTACCTGATGTGCAGGTACCTTGCGAAGAATGTGGCGGCCGCCGGTACAACCGCGAAACGCTGGAAGTACGCTATCGCGGTAAATCCATCAGCGATGTGCTGGATATGAGCATTGAAGATGCTACGCCATTTTTTGAGCATATCCCATCCATATACCGTAAGGTAAAAACCCTGAATGATGTTGGTTTAGGTTACATTACTTTGGGCCAGGCATCAACTACCCTATCGGGTGGCGAGGCACAACGTGTTAAGCTGGCGACGGAGCTATCTAAAAAAGATACCGGCAATACCTTCTACATTTTAGATGAGCCTACAACGGGTTTGCATTTTGAGGATATTAACGTGTTGTTAGGCGTGCTTTATCAACTGGTTGATAAAGGCAATACGGTTTTGGTAATTGAGCATAACCTGGATGTAATCAAAGTTGTTGATCATGTTATCGATCTTGGCCCCGAAGGCGGTTCTGGCGGCGGTAAAATTCTTTTTAGCGGCACACCCGAAGGGTTGTGTAAGGTGAAGGAAAGTTTTACAGGTCAGTTTTTAAAAAAGGAAATGGGGATCAAGTAA
- a CDS encoding Fic family protein encodes MSFIEKLQEIDSLQAAIQERGPIPVSLLNKINYKLRLEWNYTSNSMEGNSLTKRETRTVMVNNLEVNGKPIKDVMEIRSHDKVITTIMKMGKGELNISESRIKEIHKGIMYEEDAEKLKYVGQWKSTDNYMLNFDGERYDFTPHAEVPERMHELVNWINSEKEKIERSKKDAAHPALLAFKFQIDYLTIHPFYDGNGRTARILSNLILISYGFPPLYIKEDEKQSYYRYLTDIQSGGGEPDLFYEFMAGLLLRSLQITIDTLDGRDVEEEDDIDKEIALFKRSLDKDKERTEIYNWDSVSKIITESGIPLFQKLKTKLSQFDELFHLNENRIIFNTDKSPSYDLLQRHGGYMVSTALFPESLRNWLSNPMELNGHIISFGMEYLFKGYKFAQPYDLPVFMRFSFEEYTYSISYMIQNNDQEDYFGDYRYDQLIDSGEINNIVNEITKMVLNFIKGDKIE; translated from the coding sequence ATGAGTTTTATAGAGAAATTACAGGAAATTGATAGTCTTCAGGCTGCTATACAGGAGCGTGGGCCTATTCCTGTGAGTTTACTCAATAAGATTAACTATAAGCTGCGGTTGGAGTGGAACTACACTTCTAACAGCATGGAAGGAAATTCACTAACTAAGCGCGAAACGCGTACGGTGATGGTCAATAACTTAGAAGTTAATGGCAAACCGATAAAGGATGTAATGGAAATCCGGAGTCATGACAAAGTAATCACTACGATTATGAAAATGGGCAAGGGCGAACTCAATATATCTGAAAGCAGGATAAAAGAGATCCATAAAGGCATCATGTACGAAGAAGACGCGGAAAAATTAAAATATGTTGGTCAGTGGAAAAGCACTGATAATTACATGCTTAATTTTGATGGTGAACGCTATGATTTTACACCGCATGCCGAAGTCCCTGAACGGATGCATGAATTAGTTAATTGGATAAATAGCGAAAAGGAAAAAATTGAAAGGTCAAAAAAAGATGCTGCTCACCCGGCACTATTGGCGTTTAAATTTCAAATAGATTATCTCACTATTCATCCATTTTATGATGGCAATGGCCGTACAGCTAGGATTTTATCTAACCTGATATTGATTTCTTATGGATTTCCCCCGCTTTATATTAAGGAAGATGAGAAGCAAAGTTATTACAGGTATCTAACTGATATTCAAAGCGGAGGAGGAGAACCGGATTTGTTTTATGAGTTTATGGCCGGCCTGCTTTTAAGATCCCTACAAATTACGATTGATACTTTGGATGGAAGGGACGTTGAAGAAGAGGACGACATCGACAAGGAGATAGCTTTATTTAAGCGTAGTCTTGATAAGGACAAGGAAAGGACAGAAATCTACAATTGGGACAGTGTGTCCAAAATTATTACAGAGTCGGGAATTCCATTATTTCAAAAGTTAAAAACGAAACTGTCGCAGTTTGATGAACTTTTTCATCTAAACGAAAACAGAATTATATTTAATACAGATAAATCGCCTTCCTACGATTTGCTTCAGCGACATGGGGGCTACATGGTATCTACCGCGTTATTTCCCGAATCGTTAAGAAATTGGTTGAGCAACCCTATGGAACTTAACGGCCATATTATAAGTTTCGGAATGGAGTATTTATTTAAAGGATACAAATTTGCGCAACCGTACGATTTACCAGTATTCATGCGATTTTCTTTTGAAGAATACACTTATTCCATTAGCTACATGATTCAAAACAATGATCAGGAGGATTATTTTGGCGATTATCGTTATGATCAGTTAATAGATAGTGGTGAAATCAACAATATTGTTAACGAGATAACTAAAATGGTCTTGAATTTTATAAAAGGGGATAAAATAGAATGA
- a CDS encoding RNA polymerase sigma-70 factor → MITSKTDTSITKLTQGDAGAFEVLFKLHYTRLTLFANRFVNDLPVAEEIVAEIFTDLWEKGHEVTFSTSVSSYLYKMAQNRSLNYLKHQKIENLYVDYLQKNNLLDEVRSAVENGYEEKELAHQIKAAINTLPEKCREIFVLSRFSDMKYKEIASKLNISPKTVERQVSIALEKLRQTLKHVSYLLMF, encoded by the coding sequence ATGATTACCTCAAAAACCGACACATCAATAACAAAACTCACGCAGGGGGATGCCGGCGCGTTTGAAGTTTTATTTAAACTTCATTATACCCGCCTTACGCTTTTCGCCAATCGTTTTGTGAATGATTTGCCGGTGGCCGAAGAGATTGTTGCCGAAATATTTACCGATTTATGGGAAAAGGGGCATGAAGTTACATTTTCAACATCGGTAAGTTCATACCTGTATAAAATGGCGCAAAACCGTAGCCTCAATTATTTGAAGCACCAAAAAATAGAAAACCTTTACGTTGATTACTTGCAAAAAAACAACCTGCTTGATGAAGTACGCAGCGCTGTTGAAAACGGGTACGAAGAAAAAGAGCTGGCCCACCAGATAAAAGCAGCCATAAACACCCTCCCCGAAAAATGCCGCGAAATTTTTGTATTGAGCCGCTTTAGCGATATGAAGTATAAGGAAATTGCCAGTAAGCTCAACATTTCGCCTAAAACGGTTGAACGCCAGGTGAGCATTGCGTTAGAGAAGTTAAGGCAAACGCTGAAACATGTGAGTTATTTGTTGATGTTTTGA